Proteins encoded by one window of Dehalococcoidia bacterium:
- a CDS encoding 3-oxoacyl-ACP reductase FabG has translation MKLKGKVGIVTGAAQGIGQAIAEVMAREGAAVMVSDVNEAGARKVAEGIIKSGGKALAVTADISKADQVSQMVERTLAGFGRVDILVNNAAFNQLSHNSFANTDEAEWRQHIDITLVGTLHCCKAVVGHMLKQKSGRIINITSDAGKIGIPYSPLYSATKAAVSGFSRALAVDLAPQGITVNCVSPGPILTPKMVETLEKKHAGEDMYASRIPMRRVGKPEDIAYMVVFLASDEASFITGQDYSVDGGARM, from the coding sequence GTGAAGTTGAAGGGTAAAGTAGGGATAGTCACCGGAGCGGCTCAGGGCATTGGCCAGGCTATTGCCGAGGTAATGGCTCGAGAAGGCGCCGCCGTCATGGTCAGCGATGTCAACGAGGCAGGGGCAAGAAAGGTGGCCGAAGGGATTATCAAGTCTGGCGGCAAGGCGCTGGCCGTGACGGCTGATATCTCCAAGGCAGATCAAGTGAGCCAAATGGTGGAAAGGACCCTGGCAGGGTTTGGCCGGGTAGATATTCTGGTGAACAATGCTGCCTTCAACCAGCTGTCACACAATTCTTTTGCCAATACGGATGAAGCCGAATGGAGACAACATATAGACATCACTCTTGTTGGTACCTTGCACTGTTGCAAAGCGGTGGTAGGCCACATGCTCAAACAGAAGAGTGGTCGGATCATCAACATTACCTCCGATGCCGGCAAGATAGGAATCCCATACTCGCCGCTCTACTCAGCAACCAAAGCTGCAGTGTCCGGCTTTTCCAGGGCTCTTGCTGTAGATCTGGCTCCTCAAGGCATTACGGTCAATTGTGTCTCACCGGGACCTATCCTGACACCCAAAATGGTCGAGACGCTAGAAAAAAAGCACGCAGGGGAAGACATGTATGCATCACGGATTCCTATGCGCAGAGTGGGAAAGCCCGAGGACATTGCCTACATGGTGGTGTTTCTGGCCTCGGACGAAGCCAGTTTCATTACCGGCCAGGACTATAGTGTGGATGGCGGCGCCAGGATGTAG
- a CDS encoding pyruvate formate lyase family protein yields MYQLDVAPKLSNRVQRLKESFHDAPVKLSTERLTFVLEAYKETQGKAPIITRARVLEKYLKGMTLHIDENPIVGNPTQYRRGVNPYPEWSSNWWTKKEHNSQFGTLQTDLSEKDWERIREAREYFKGRCMVDRVNEVFADMHPGLTRPEIMRECSMLDSSFGPIGYIVVDYARVINRGLEGLIADARGRLMEIPAAYVQEIHRIEFLKAAIISCEAVIAWANRYADLAEGLVKNETDESRKKELLQIAETCRRVPAKPARSFREAVQSMWFTHTAMWAEAAQVGISPGRIGQYLNPFFLQDKKEGKITDEEAVELLELFFIKLSEFALHQPGHNAALASPNHLGQNISIGGVKPDGTDATNELEYLILEADGQVRMIQPSLVCIWHNKLSEELLMKCADNIRLGIGKPAFINSDLCVQRNMDRYKCSAEEARDFAIVACTQSGLIGKFNGTWETLVSLPKMLELALNNGVNPLTGVQHSIKTGDPESLEAYAQLHEAVWRHLEYLTKLGREIDITSLSLQSQYLPSPFASCLVDDCIEKGMNLMEGGSRYSFDTTLPVGTIDLANALAAMKKLVYEEKKLTMKQVLDALKADFVGYDEIRKMMQHAPKYGNDDDYVDQIAKEWFDLFYKASTVHKTHVNTDDGRPEAVSVSLHRLFGSYCGALPYGRKALQPFADGITSAYPGTDKNGPTALIKSAAKVVDPMKYDGNLLNMKFHPTAVADRQGMRKMMMLVKTLMDLGGYHVQFNIVDVETLREAQQHPEEYKNLVVRVAGYSAFFVQLDPLIQEEIIARTELKV; encoded by the coding sequence ATGTACCAACTTGATGTAGCTCCAAAATTGAGCAATCGGGTGCAAAGGCTGAAGGAAAGCTTTCATGATGCGCCGGTAAAACTGTCCACGGAACGTTTAACTTTTGTTTTAGAGGCCTATAAAGAGACGCAGGGAAAAGCCCCGATCATCACACGTGCCCGGGTTCTGGAGAAGTATCTGAAGGGGATGACTTTGCATATCGACGAAAACCCCATTGTGGGGAACCCAACCCAGTATCGACGAGGAGTCAATCCCTATCCGGAATGGTCCAGCAACTGGTGGACCAAGAAGGAGCACAATAGTCAGTTCGGAACCCTGCAAACCGATTTGTCGGAAAAGGACTGGGAACGCATTCGAGAGGCACGAGAGTATTTTAAAGGCCGATGCATGGTGGATAGGGTCAACGAGGTTTTCGCCGATATGCACCCGGGACTCACCCGCCCAGAGATCATGAGGGAATGCTCTATGCTGGATAGCTCATTCGGTCCCATCGGCTACATTGTCGTAGACTATGCCAGAGTTATCAATAGAGGGCTGGAGGGTCTGATAGCAGATGCTCGCGGGAGACTGATGGAGATTCCCGCGGCTTATGTGCAGGAAATCCACCGAATAGAATTCCTCAAGGCAGCCATCATCAGTTGCGAGGCGGTTATTGCCTGGGCAAACAGGTATGCCGATCTGGCGGAGGGGCTGGTTAAGAATGAGACGGATGAGAGTAGAAAGAAAGAGCTCTTGCAGATAGCCGAGACCTGTCGCCGGGTGCCGGCAAAGCCAGCCAGGAGTTTCCGCGAGGCGGTACAATCCATGTGGTTCACGCATACTGCCATGTGGGCTGAAGCCGCGCAGGTAGGGATTTCCCCCGGGAGGATCGGCCAGTATCTGAACCCCTTCTTCCTTCAGGATAAGAAGGAAGGGAAAATCACTGACGAGGAAGCCGTAGAGCTGTTGGAGCTGTTCTTCATCAAGCTCTCGGAATTTGCCCTGCACCAGCCGGGCCATAATGCAGCTCTGGCTTCTCCCAATCACCTGGGGCAAAACATCAGCATCGGGGGTGTTAAACCGGACGGAACGGATGCGACCAATGAGCTGGAGTATTTGATTTTGGAGGCGGACGGTCAGGTGAGGATGATCCAGCCTAGCCTGGTTTGTATCTGGCATAACAAGCTTTCCGAAGAACTGTTGATGAAGTGTGCGGATAACATAAGGCTGGGCATCGGTAAGCCGGCGTTCATCAATTCCGATCTTTGCGTCCAGCGCAACATGGATCGCTACAAGTGCTCCGCAGAGGAAGCCCGTGATTTTGCTATTGTCGCTTGCACTCAATCGGGTCTTATCGGTAAGTTCAACGGCACCTGGGAGACTTTGGTAAGCCTGCCCAAGATGCTGGAACTGGCGCTCAACAACGGTGTGAATCCATTAACCGGAGTTCAGCACAGCATCAAAACGGGCGACCCGGAAAGCTTGGAGGCCTATGCACAATTGCATGAGGCGGTCTGGCGTCATCTGGAATATCTGACGAAGCTGGGGCGCGAAATCGATATTACCTCCCTTAGCCTTCAGTCGCAGTACTTGCCTTCACCCTTTGCTTCTTGTCTGGTAGATGATTGCATCGAGAAGGGCATGAACCTGATGGAAGGGGGATCAAGGTATTCCTTTGATACCACCCTGCCGGTGGGAACCATCGACTTAGCCAATGCCCTGGCGGCGATGAAGAAGCTGGTGTATGAAGAGAAGAAACTCACCATGAAACAAGTGCTTGACGCTCTGAAGGCCGACTTTGTGGGCTACGACGAAATTCGCAAGATGATGCAGCATGCCCCCAAGTATGGAAATGATGATGACTATGTGGATCAGATAGCCAAGGAATGGTTCGATCTGTTTTATAAGGCTTCAACGGTCCACAAGACGCATGTGAACACTGATGACGGTCGGCCGGAAGCGGTCAGCGTGTCGCTTCATCGTCTGTTTGGAAGCTACTGTGGTGCGCTGCCCTATGGCAGAAAGGCTCTGCAGCCGTTTGCCGATGGTATCACCTCTGCCTATCCTGGGACCGACAAGAACGGACCCACCGCTCTCATCAAATCGGCAGCCAAGGTGGTGGACCCGATGAAGTATGACGGCAATTTACTCAATATGAAATTCCACCCGACGGCAGTGGCGGACAGGCAGGGAATGAGGAAGATGATGATGCTGGTAAAAACCCTAATGGATCTGGGTGGCTATCACGTGCAGTTCAACATAGTGGACGTCGAAACCTTGAGAGAGGCTCAGCAGCATCCTGAAGAGTACAAGAATCTGGTGGTCAGGGTGGCTGGGTATAGTGCTTTCTTTGTGCAACTTGACCCATTGATTCAGGAAGAGATCATCGCTCGAACCGAGTTAAAGGTTTGA